In Deltaproteobacteria bacterium, the genomic stretch CACTCCCGCCGCCGGAGTCGACCCGCAGCACCAGCGCCTTCACGTGCTCGTCGAGCCGCGCCTTGCGGACCAGCTTCGCGGTCGAGTCGCCGCCGATGGTCCCGGCCGGCTGGTCGCCATCGGTGATGACCCCGCGCGCCACGATCACCGCCACGCGATCGCCGTGCTGCTTGCGGGGCGACTCGCCACGCACGAACTCGAGGTAGGTGTCGGCATCGACGTGGTGGAAGTCGTGGGTCTTGGGCTCCTCGCCGACCAGCTCGACCAGGCGATCGCGCACGAGGTCGCGGCCACCGACGTGGTCGACGAGCCCGGCCGAGACCGCAGCGGCGGCCGAATCACCGCTGGCCGCGATCACGCGCTCGTCGAAGTGCTCGGCGTAGGCCAACAGGTCGGCCGCGGCGATGCCACGGGCCGCGGCGACGTCGGCGATCCATGCCCGCCACAGATCCCCCATCCATGCCAGGTCGGCCTCGCGCGCGGCGTCCGACATCCGGTTGTTCAGGTACGGCTCGACCGCGGACTTGTACTTGCCGACGCGGAAGATGTGCCACTGCACCTCGAAGCGATCGATCGCGTCCTTGAAGTACATCGAGTACCGCGCGAGGCCGGGAATCGAGACCTCGCCCATGTCGTGCATGTAGATCTCGTTGGCGAACGCGGCGAGGTAGTAGGCCGCCTGCGAGTAGCGATCGGCGGTGGCGATGATGGTCTTGCCCTGCTCGCGGAACGCCTTCAGCGCGACCCCGAGCTCCTGCAGCTTGCTGACGCCGGCCGATTGCAGCTCGCTCAGGTCGAGCACGAGTACGTGGATGCGATCATCGGTGGTGGCGCGCTCGATGGTCTCGACCATGTCGCGCAGCAGGGTCTCCTCGCCGGGGCCGCCGGTGAGCAGGCCCGAGATCGACGGCCCCTCGCCGCTGCGTTGCTCGACGATGGTGCCCTTGGGCGCCAGCACGAGCGCGTTCTTGTCGGCGAAATCCGGCGACTTGCCGGCGACACCGACCACCAACAGCGCGAAGAGGATCGCGAAGAACAGCAGGTTCAGGATCGCGATGCGCAGCTTGTTCGAGAACGTCCACAGCCGCTTGCACCCCCGCCAGAGGCGGGTCATCCACGGACGGACGAACGATCGTCGGGGGCGCTGTGCGGTGGCCACCCGAGCACTATCCGCGGGTTTGGCCGCAAACGGGCGTCGTCCCGCCGTGAGGACGCTCTCCCGTACAATCGCGACGCGACGCGAAACCACCCGGCCACGTCGCCGTGTCGAAGCCCGCACGTGGCCGTGCGCCGGTCCGCGTGCGACGGCCGCGGACGCGTCCCGAGCTGGAGCTTGCCGGCATCGCGCCGCGACGGCACGAGCACGATCGTGCGTGCGTTGTTCTTCTCGCTGTGTCTCGCAGCGTGCACCAGCGCGTCCGCCGACGACGAGGCGACGCAGGTCTGCACGGCGCGGGTGGACGTCATGCGTCGGCAGCTCGGTGGCGGCTCCGCCGACACGCGCATGCTCGCGGGCCTGCCGGCGTGGGCGCAGGCCCTCCACGATCGCATCACCCGCTCCGCCGACGTTGCCGAGCGGGCGCGACTGCTGG encodes the following:
- the sppA gene encoding signal peptide peptidase SppA; amino-acid sequence: MTRLWRGCKRLWTFSNKLRIAILNLLFFAILFALLVVGVAGKSPDFADKNALVLAPKGTIVEQRSGEGPSISGLLTGGPGEETLLRDMVETIERATTDDRIHVLVLDLSELQSAGVSKLQELGVALKAFREQGKTIIATADRYSQAAYYLAAFANEIYMHDMGEVSIPGLARYSMYFKDAIDRFEVQWHIFRVGKYKSAVEPYLNNRMSDAAREADLAWMGDLWRAWIADVAAARGIAAADLLAYAEHFDERVIAASGDSAAAAVSAGLVDHVGGRDLVRDRLVELVGEEPKTHDFHHVDADTYLEFVRGESPRKQHGDRVAVIVARGVITDGDQPAGTIGGDSTAKLVRKARLDEHVKALVLRVDSGGGSAFASEVIRREFELARAAGKPVVVSMGSVAASGGYWISTAADEIWASPTTITGSIGIFGMFPTFDKPLANHLGVHVDGVSSTAFADPNPNRALDPALARTIQSGIEHGYREFLERVANARGMTTEQVDAVAQGRVWSGEDALAAGLVDQLGGLKEAIAAAAERGGLGSDYAVEYVEKELDFKDRVVKQMLGGAAASLGMGDGLAGPALGRVLREFDEQARIFTVLDDPRGIYAYALVDVD